The Aeromicrobium yanjiei genome includes a region encoding these proteins:
- a CDS encoding YjbQ family protein yields MDSITIDVRTGGRSVVHDLSRDCAAFCRGRGDGLLHVFVPHATAGVAIIETGSGSDDDLLTALDDLLPRDDRWIHQHGTPGHGRDHVVPAFLAPSMTVPVLDGRMTLGTWQSVCLVDTNVDNPDRQVRLSFLAG; encoded by the coding sequence ATGGACTCCATCACGATCGACGTGCGGACCGGTGGCAGGTCGGTCGTGCACGACCTGTCGCGCGACTGCGCTGCGTTCTGTCGGGGGCGCGGTGACGGCCTGCTGCACGTGTTCGTGCCGCACGCGACCGCCGGGGTCGCGATCATCGAGACCGGATCGGGCAGCGACGACGACCTGCTGACCGCGCTGGACGACCTGCTGCCGCGCGACGACCGGTGGATCCACCAGCACGGGACGCCCGGGCACGGCCGCGACCACGTCGTGCCGGCGTTCCTGGCCCCGTCGATGACCGTCCCGGTGCTGGACGGACGGATGACGCTCGGCACCTGGCAGTCGGTGTGCCTGGTCGACACCAACGTCGACAACCCCGACCGGCAGGTGCGGCTCAGCTTCCTCGCGGGCTGA
- a CDS encoding WhiB family transcriptional regulator codes for MTILAEPTAPPCASVPDIYHDEQLHSPPARTDVTAAEWDRLAAKRASAHRQCAACPLMVECLYRAVVEVDVSGFVACTTEHDRHLIRRQLGIQVQQASTTPYGAPRVGGGPVSHDAVMTARQAYPKDTCHQLADRLGCSTSTIKRHLRRAREQQLEAAAAPREPVALLPSTDAVLDAFDQLSTSRVA; via the coding sequence ATGACCATCTTGGCTGAACCAACTGCGCCTCCGTGCGCCTCCGTACCGGACATCTATCACGACGAGCAGCTGCACTCCCCGCCGGCGCGGACCGACGTCACCGCTGCCGAGTGGGACCGGCTGGCCGCCAAGCGGGCGTCCGCGCACCGGCAGTGCGCCGCGTGCCCGCTCATGGTCGAGTGCCTCTATCGGGCCGTCGTCGAGGTCGACGTCTCCGGATTCGTGGCCTGCACGACCGAGCACGACCGCCACCTGATCCGCCGCCAGCTGGGCATCCAGGTGCAGCAGGCGTCGACGACTCCGTACGGCGCCCCGCGCGTGGGTGGCGGACCGGTGAGCCACGACGCTGTCATGACGGCCCGGCAGGCGTACCCCAAGGACACCTGCCACCAGCTCGCCGACCGCCTCGGCTGCTCGACGTCCACGATCAAGCGTCACCTGCGCCGGGCCCGCGAGCAGCAGCTCGAGGCCGCCGCGGCTCCCCGCGAGCCCGTGGCGCTGCTGCCCAGCACCGACGCCGTCCTCGACGCCTTCGACCAGCTCTCGACCAGCCGCGTCGCCTGA
- a CDS encoding bacterial proteasome activator family protein, producing MTEEQPKIIAPGGQPITAPGGQPPQQPEQSGTPLGKLVEQPAKVMRIGGMIRQLLDEVKAAPLDEASRARLRAIHTQSIQELEEGLAPELVEELERLSLPFDSEAPSDGELRIAQAQLVGWLEGLFHGIQAALYAQQVQAQSQLHNMRLALPGPNVPKGDDSDTSGENRDSGGMYL from the coding sequence ATGACTGAGGAGCAGCCGAAGATCATCGCCCCGGGCGGGCAGCCCATCACCGCACCCGGTGGCCAGCCGCCGCAGCAGCCTGAGCAGAGCGGCACCCCGCTCGGCAAGCTCGTGGAGCAGCCGGCCAAGGTCATGCGCATCGGGGGGATGATCCGCCAGCTCCTCGACGAGGTGAAGGCCGCCCCTCTCGACGAGGCCAGCCGGGCCCGGCTCCGCGCGATCCACACCCAGTCGATCCAGGAGCTCGAGGAGGGTCTCGCCCCCGAGCTGGTCGAGGAGCTGGAGCGCCTCAGCCTCCCGTTCGACAGCGAGGCGCCCAGCGACGGTGAGCTCCGCATCGCCCAGGCGCAGCTGGTCGGCTGGCTCGAGGGATTGTTCCACGGCATCCAGGCGGCGCTGTACGCCCAGCAGGTGCAGGCCCAGTCGCAGCTGCACAACATGAGGCTGGCCCTACCGGGTCCAAACGTGCCCAAAGGTGACGATTCGGACACTTCGGGCGAAAACCGGGATTCCGGGGGCATGTACCTCTAA
- a CDS encoding NAD(P)H-quinone oxidoreductase — MRAVTAPTPGGVDALEVVDRPAPEPAPGEVLIRVTAAGVNRADLLQRQGFYDPPPGSTDVLGLECSGDIVSVGEGVTDLQPGAHVCALLTGGGYAEYVSVPAGQVATVPSGISLTEAAGLMEVAATVWSNVFMIGKLQHGETLLVHGGASGIGTMAIQVAKAFGATVVVTVGSEDKAAFCRELGADVVINYREQDFAEEMKSAGLRADVILDIIGAKYLASNVSVLNTAGRLVVIGMQGGTKAELNLAALLTKRAAVMATSLRARPSNEKAAIVSAMVAQVWPLIADGTVRPIVHATYPLEDVRQAHQVLEDSSHIGKVLLTL; from the coding sequence ATGCGCGCTGTCACAGCTCCCACGCCCGGCGGAGTCGACGCCCTCGAGGTCGTCGACCGTCCGGCACCCGAACCCGCACCCGGTGAGGTGCTCATCCGCGTCACCGCCGCAGGCGTCAACCGCGCCGACCTGCTGCAGCGCCAGGGCTTCTACGACCCGCCGCCCGGCAGCACCGACGTCCTCGGCCTGGAGTGCTCGGGCGACATCGTCTCCGTCGGTGAGGGCGTCACCGACCTGCAGCCCGGGGCCCACGTCTGCGCGCTGCTGACCGGCGGCGGCTACGCCGAGTACGTCAGCGTGCCCGCGGGCCAGGTCGCCACCGTGCCGTCCGGGATCTCGCTGACCGAGGCCGCAGGCCTCATGGAGGTCGCCGCGACCGTGTGGTCGAACGTCTTCATGATCGGCAAGCTGCAGCACGGCGAGACGCTCCTCGTGCACGGCGGCGCCAGCGGCATCGGCACGATGGCGATCCAGGTCGCCAAGGCGTTCGGTGCCACGGTCGTGGTGACGGTCGGCTCGGAGGACAAGGCCGCGTTCTGTCGCGAGCTCGGCGCGGATGTCGTCATCAACTACCGCGAGCAGGACTTCGCCGAGGAGATGAAGAGCGCCGGCCTGCGCGCCGACGTCATCCTCGACATCATCGGCGCGAAGTATCTCGCCTCGAACGTCTCGGTGCTCAACACCGCGGGGCGCCTCGTCGTCATCGGCATGCAGGGCGGCACCAAGGCCGAGCTCAACCTCGCCGCGCTGCTCACCAAGCGCGCCGCCGTGATGGCCACGTCGCTGCGGGCCCGGCCCAGCAACGAGAAGGCCGCGATCGTCTCGGCGATGGTCGCGCAGGTCTGGCCGCTCATCGCCGACGGCACCGTGCGGCCGATCGTCCACGCGACGTACCCGCTGGAGGACGTACGCCAGGCGCACCAGGTGCTGGAGGACTCGAGCCACATCGGCAAGGTCCTGCTGACCCTCTGA
- a CDS encoding carbon-nitrogen hydrolase family protein translates to MHVAVVQRASDIDSAANRDSIAAQLAALGPGDDLDLVVLPEAAMHDFGAPDHDLAAVAEPLDGPFVQLLADEARRIGATVVAGMFERTDGLPFNTLVVVGPDGELRRTYRKIHLYDSFGYKESDRMAAGEVEPVVVEIAGRPVGLMTCYDLRFPELARGLVDAGAEILVVPAAWVAGDRKLEHWRTLLTARAIENTVHVVAAGQGGDRYTGHSLVADPWGSIVDEADLAPAIIRATLAAADLAHARDVNPSLSNRRIRHRS, encoded by the coding sequence ATGCATGTTGCCGTGGTCCAGCGCGCGTCCGACATCGACTCGGCCGCCAACCGCGACTCCATCGCGGCCCAGCTCGCCGCCCTGGGGCCCGGCGACGATCTCGACCTGGTCGTCCTGCCCGAGGCCGCGATGCACGACTTCGGCGCACCCGACCACGACCTGGCCGCGGTGGCCGAGCCGCTGGACGGCCCGTTCGTGCAACTGCTCGCGGATGAGGCCCGTCGCATCGGCGCGACGGTCGTGGCGGGGATGTTCGAGCGTACGGACGGGCTGCCCTTCAACACGCTGGTCGTCGTGGGGCCGGACGGAGAGCTGCGGCGGACGTATCGCAAGATCCACCTGTACGACTCGTTCGGCTACAAGGAGTCCGATCGCATGGCGGCGGGTGAGGTCGAGCCGGTCGTCGTCGAGATCGCGGGCCGGCCGGTCGGGCTGATGACCTGCTACGACCTGCGCTTCCCCGAGCTCGCGCGCGGACTGGTCGACGCGGGGGCCGAGATATTGGTCGTCCCGGCCGCCTGGGTCGCGGGCGATCGCAAGCTCGAGCACTGGCGGACGCTGCTGACCGCGCGGGCGATCGAGAACACGGTCCACGTCGTCGCGGCCGGGCAGGGTGGCGACCGCTACACCGGCCATTCCTTGGTTGCCGATCCATGGGGCTCTATCGTGGATGAGGCCGACCTGGCTCCCGCGATCATCCGGGCCACCCTGGCCGCAGCCGACCTGGCGCACGCGAGGGACGTGAATCCCTCGCTCTCCAACCGAAGGATCCGACACCGCTCATGA